GATCTTTATTATCTCAGACTTCAGTATGTTTCGGAAGGGCGCCTCAATATATATCTCCCGCTCTGTCCCCAGTTTAGCGGCCTGCTCAAAGGACTTATAGAACTCCTCTCTACAATCTGGATAGAAGGGTCTATCAGAGGCCTGAGCGCCGTAAAAAATGTGTGTCGCGCCAACAGATAATGCATACGCAACCGCGATTGAAAGGAAGATGGCATTCCTAAATGGCACAATGAGTGAATGATCAAAACCTGCAGAGACAGGGATACTCTTATCGCAGAGTGAGGTCACACCAGCGAAGATCTCTTTTAGAGAAGAGACATTTACGACTTTTATCGGGGCATTCAGTTTCTTAGCTATTTTCCGTGCAGATTCTATCTCTCTCGCTGCTCTCTGTCCATAATTGAAGGTTATCGCATGAACTTCGTAACCCTCCCTCTTCGCCCAATAAGCAACCGTTGAAGAATCTATCCCACCGCTCAGAATCACAACACACTTACCTTTCTCCAACTTCACTGCCACCATCTAAACCTTTTGTCTATAAGTCTAAAGAAGACGGCACCTGTTAGGCATACTATCTGCTCGCTTGCAAAGAGATATGGCATAGTAGCCCACATCGGCAAACCTAAAAGCTGATCAAGCATCCAACTGACGCTTGCTGAGATAATTGTAGCAATGACGAATCCGGTGACAAAGTAGCTCTTATCAAACCTTAGACCAGCTGCATATCCACATAGTCCAGCGATCAAACTCATCAGAGGCATGAAAACGAGTTCATGAAAACCGACATAAGGGCTGAAAATGTTTCCGACGAATACTCCAACAGCGTAGCCAATAGCCAACGTCCATTTTTTTGCAATAGCGGGCCTGAGGATGCCTGCAACCCTAAACTGCAGAGCTGAAAAGGATATTGGGGCAAACAAGTAGACCAAGGACGCGTACATCGCAGCAAATACAGCGGCCAACGAAATATCTTTACTCTTCAATTATTTTTCCTCCCAACTCCGGGGTTTATTAGGCGGAACGGGTGGGAGGCCCCACTCACCCGCCTATCATTTTATTAATTAACAAACGAGGTAATTAATAATTTTGTCTTCTCTCCCATATGTTATGATGTTGAATTTCTATTCTTTTCACATATTATAAAGAAACTTGCGCTCGTGCTCGGTATCTTTGAAAATGCATAGTCCAAGATTTCCAACAGTCTGTTTGATCTGAAAACGGCTCTTGCACCATAAGCCTTCAAGGGCCTAAATCCGTATCGATATAGTAGATTTTCCAGTGTTCTTAACGTGCATGTATGAATGTGATCTATCCCTCCATTAGCCATCTTTGATACGACTACTCCGTGAGGTTGCAGACCTAGAAAGAGCTTTAACCTGTTAACCCAGTCGGCTAAATTCGGTATTGAGACTAATAATAGCCCTTCATCATCAAGAATGCGGTAAGACTCCATAAGAGCGTTATCAAAGAATCTTAGATGTTCAAGAACGCCAAATGATGTGACAAGATCAAAGAATCTCTCAGGAAAAGGCAATTTATCTGTCTCTAAGTCTACTTTATAAACTCTCATTAATCTTTTACTGGCAATGAAGATCCTCTCATCATTAATATCTACTCCATAAGTCTCTTTAAAGCAGAGACAATGACCTATGAAATACGGGATGAAGCCACATCCACAACCTAGATCACATAATCTTTCTCTTCTATCTAGGCGTGCATCAATATAAGAGATAATTTTATTTGTAAGTTTATCTTGTTGAAGAAGCGTTTGCAGAGTTCTACTTGTTTGCAAGTCCTCAAGTGTTGCTTCTCGAAGCATTTCAAATCTCTTAGAAATATGGCAATTATTGCCATCTTCTTTCATTAGAAATTTATCCCCTCTTTATAGGCGCGAAAGATGTTGGAAAAAATAAGATTCCATTAGGGACTACAGTCAATGAATCATTTGGATCTCGGCTTCATCGCTATTGTTAAAGACGATGCTGAAAGTACTATCGAAACAAGACCAAGTGTGACCCCAAGATACCCGATGAAGGGATCAGCTGGTTCCCCGGGATCTCCTTTCGGCCCTTGGACGCCTTGCGATCCAGTCAAGTCTGGGACAGTATACTCTATTTCTTGTGTTACGGTTGAAGTTGAGGCAACAAGCCTATATGACCCCTGTAAGCTTGTTGGGACAATGACGATTGCTGAAAAAGCGCCGTACTCATCGGTCTCTATAGTCTCTGTAAAATTAAATATCACTCCTATATCTGTCTCAAGTCTCAACCAGACAATCTCGTAAGCATCAAAGCCGGTGCCGGAAACCCTGAAAATATTGCTGTTTTGCGTTGACGCGAATAGTTGCTGTGCCTCATCCTGTGCAACTACTGGAAAGATAAGCGACACGCATAGAAACAAAGCCATAGATAAGGTTGTTTTATTCTTCATTTTTGTCACCTATTCTTCGGGAATGGGAAATTTTATTTAATGATTTTTCAGAATGTCATCCCAAAGCTTACAGAGTTATGCCAAAATATTCTCATAATCTGGCTTTATACGCACATATTTTCTAGAATTGTAAGGCACATAGTGAAAAAAGATAGTTCTCAAAAGCCGGCATCATATTATCTTTCACAATCAAAAATTAAAAAATGTAGGTGTTGAGGAAAGTTAAACAAAAAAAGAGGGGGTCAATGGCGCACTATGACTTCTCAATGACGGTTAATGATGCGATGATTATTCTTGTGACTTTCCCCTGCTCGATGTCAACCCAGACCTGGGCCCAGCCGCCTGAACCGTTCCGCAATACGACTACAGCGCTTGTAGCCTTCATCGTCACTGTACCATCTCCCTCAACTCTCAACGCAATCTTGGGCATCACATTGGTGATATTGTAGCCCTGCTCAATCAGTGATTGAACATCTGGATCGCCTTCAGCGATAGCGATTACATTTTCTTTGAATTCATCACTTATTTCAATCGACCATCCACGTCCACATTTTTGTCCCCAGCCACGAGCCATTGGAACAGGAGCTATGCCCGCATTGTTCTTGCCATTTCCCTCTCCATTGCCTGTTGAAGGTTGTGAAATCGCTCTGCCAAACGGTGTCAGGGCCCACAGCCAACGGTGAAACTGATTTGCTCCTGCCGCACTGACCGTTAAGATCGCGCTTCCAACAATTAGAGCGATGACTATTAGAGTTGACGCCGTCAAGAGGCTTCTTCTGTCCATTCTAGTCACCCCTTACGCAAGTCATCAGCTATCTTGCGGGCTATTAAAGGATTTTTCAGAATCTTTCCTCAATCTGACCATAATTCTCAAATCAGATATTACATTTGAGAAGCTCTGTCTACCTTAGAGCGCAATCTTTCCCATTCGCAAATTATGCGAACCAATTCATACTCTTCTACTTTAAGCTTAGGTATAAGAGAATTAGAACAGCGATGAAAGTAAATAGATCCGGAAGCATTGCGAATGGGCCTAGACCAAACGCACGAAAACCAAAAACCCAATGGAGTAATGGATTAGAAGCCAGTGTGTAAAGAAGCAAGGTTAAAGAGAATATTATCAGTCCCGCCGTAAAATTCGATTTTGTCTTCCTATATACTCCAAGATATATGATGAGCAGGATCGTTGTGATTGCGGCATTCGCAGTTGAGATTACCGTCTTAACGGTATAGAAAAGTTCAATGTCTCCCGGTGGCGGCGGATTAATCCCCCACTCCCTAAGTTTCGCTCTGACCGCCGACTGAATCTCCGGCCAAGGTCTATTATTTCTTCTCATAGTCTCAATCAATTGTTCAATCTCAAGGTTCCTTTGCTCAGTAAGGTTCAGCCGCTCTCTTCCCAGAAACTCAATCAACGAGCCTACCGGACCCGTTACAATCAAGAGTAAGGTAAACAAGATTATGATCAACACTAACGCGGCAATAACTAAAATTCTCTCTCTACTACTCATCAATTTCTTCATTCACTCTTTCCTCCTTTTTTCTTTTTCCCAAATTTTCTCCAAAATCTCCTCGAACAGAGCATAGTTCTCCTCCATCTCTTGGGTTAGAAAGTATGTGAGACCATACCTGCCACCAGCAGAGGTTATAATCTTATTCTCTTCTAGAACCTCAAGATGATGCCTAATAGTTCTATAGTCCATCCCTAGAAGATTCGCCAGCTGATTAGCATTTTTTGGTGACTCTTTAAGAGCCTTTATTATCTGAGCACGCGTAGCCCCGCCCCTTGTGCCAGCTATCAACCATCCCAGAACATATCGTAAGGGGCGATATCTATAAGCCATTCATCTTTGGCTCCTTTTCGCAATAAATGATCGGTCCCTTAGTCAATATATCCGGTTTATGCTGCTTATTTGATAGATTGATTTGGCATATATCTCTGTAATGATGATTTGGATGGATTAAAAAAGATTCTGAGAAAATTCTGAAAAAATATTAAATAGAATCGCGGTGACGTTTCGTTTCTTGTATGAACGCAAAAGTGGCGGGACAACTGAAATGTCTTTTGAGTTGAGCTTGGCCCTTCGAAACTTAGGAAGGAGAAAACTCCGCACAGGGCTAACTGTTTCAGGCATCGTTGTCGGAATCACTCTAATGTTTGTACTCATGTCTCTTATCTCAACTATGGACGTGCAGTCTAGGCGGATGATTAGAGCACTTGGTGGCGCAGATATAACAGTCTCTAACTCCACTAGGATGGGACGCTTCGGATTCGAAGGCTTTCTGATGACAACTATAACAATGGACCAATCAATTATGAATATCATAAAAGACATCGCAGGAGTATATGCTGTCTCTCCCCAGCTCTCTCTGAACGGATTTGTTAACGGTAATCGCTGCTCTCTAAACGGTATAGACCCAGAAACCTACTATATTGTAGTAGGAGATCTAAACATCGTGAGCGGAAGAACACTCTCAAGAGATGATAATTATAGGATTGTCCTAGGACGAACATTGGCGGATAACGCAGGAATAGGTGTTGGACAGACCGTTACAGTTGGTATGAACTCAACAAGCGGCTACAGATTCACTGTTATCGGAATATTCGAGACAGGAATGCCATTCCAAGAGATGGTCGGCTACATTCTTTTGAGTGACGCTCAAGCCATATCAAATCAAGAAGGTTTAGTAACTCAGATACTTGTAAAATGCATCGACCCAAATGATGTGAGCACCATTACTGAGAAGATTTCAAACATGATCCCTGGAGTGAGAGTGACGGTGCCTACGGGAACAGTCCAGCAAGCATCCCAGATGCTGAATACGTTAACTATGTTCTTTGCCACGATAGGCCTAGTCGCATTGGTAGCGGGTAGCTTCGGCGTTGTCAATACGATGGTCATGTCCGTAAGTGAGAGAACCCGTGAAATTGGGACATTAAAAGCCATCGGTGCAAAGAACATCGAGATATTAAAGATATTCCTTACTGAGGCATTATTAATCGGTCTTCTAGGAGGCTTGATTGGGGTCGGAGCAGGTATAGCCCTATCCTACCTATTTCCGTATCTATCCCAGTTCATTGGCTTCATACCAACAGGAGGTACACCATTCGGCAGAATGGGACCAGGCCTAAGAGGGGCATCAACAATAACCCTGACGCCCACATTGGACCCGCTGATCATATTCTTCTGTCTCTCTTTAGGCATCTTAGTAGGTGTTCTAGCCGGACTTTATCCGGCATGGCGTGCTTCACGCATGAAGCCTGTGGAGGCGCTTAGACATGTCTAAAATCATTGTTAGAACCATTGGATTATCAAAGACTTATAGGCGGGGGCTCATCACTATCAAAGCCCTAAATAACGTGGATCTACAGATAGCTGAGGGAGAGATTGCATGCATAATGGGTCCCTCGGGGTCAGGGAAGACAACGCTTCTCAACCTCATAGGAGGCTTGGATAAGCCTACCCATGGCAAAGTCTTCGTCGACGGCACTGACATAACAAGCCTAAACGATAGAGCTCTTGCTAACTATAGGCTTAGAAAAGTAGGATTCATATTCCAGTTCTATAACCTAATACCGACATTAACAGCGCTCGAGAATGTAGAGGTTCCACTAGCATTCGCAAAAGTTCCGAAAGATGAGAGGAAGGCTCGTGCATTAAACCTGCTTAGAACTGTTGGGCTGGAGGATCGGGCTGACCACAAACCGGACGAGCTAAGCGGAGGTGAACAGCAAAGGGTCGCAATTGCAAGAGCCTTAGCGAACAATCCCACATTGATATTGGCTGACGAACCTACGGGCGATCTGGATTCCAAATCGGCGGTCTCATTCATGAAGATTGTCAAGGAGCTCAACGCAAAGGAGGGTAGGACATTCATTATCGTAACTCATGATCCACTAGTCGTTGAACAGTGTTCAAGACTTTTCACAATACGGGATGGGCAGATAGAATCTATACATTGACATCTTTTGATTCGCTTGAGAGATCAAAAGAAAAATAACGTGTATTTTAGCATTTAGACGTGCCTTTAGGGATATGTTAACGTTGTATACCAAAAGTTATCTCCAGAAGGTTTTTAAATCACCTTTGATTAGGATTTAGGGTCAAATTAGTTTATCCTCTCAAGGAACACTTCACGGATTTAACAGTGGGAAGGAGCGGTTGGAAGACGTTCAATATCGTGACGTTAGAGGATTCGGTTCGGATTCCACCTGACAAATTCGGCCAGCCGCTTGAGGTAATAGCCCGTGAGCAGCTGAAGATGAGATACGAAGGCATAATCGACGAAGAACTGGGCTATGTTATCGCCGTAACAGACATCGAAGTCTCGCCTGTAGGAAAAATCATACCTGGAGATGGTGCAACCTATCATAAAGTGAATTTTACTCTATTAACTTTCTATCCGAAGCTGCAAGAAGTTGTTGAAGGAGAAGTTGTCGAAATCGCAGACTTCGGTGCATTCGTCAGAATTGGACCAGTTGACGCTCTGATCCATGTATCGCAGATTATGGATGACTTCATCTCATATGATGATAAGCAAGGGATACTGATGGGAAAAGAGACCAAAAGAAAAGTGACAACAGGAGATCGAATGAGAGTGCGCATAACCGCTGTATCCCTAGGTCGCGGAGGAAGCTTCGGAAAGATAGGCGTCACCGCGAGACAGCCATTCCTAGGGAATATTGAATGGATAGAGCAGGACATAAAAGGCGCCAAGCAGAAGACTGCGGAAAAAGAATAAGAAAGGAAGGATCGTGATAGGGATGGTGGAAAAGGCCTGCAGAAACTGCCACCTAATTTCCGACCAGAATACGTGTCCAAACTGTAAATCCTCTGACCTTAGCGAAGATTTCACTGGCTTAGCAATAATACTTGACCCGGAGAGATCTGCGATCGCCAATATAATGAAAATAGACCGAAAGGGCCGCTACGCCATTAAGATAAGGTGATGAAATATTCTTATTTTGACAGATGAATTAAGGGCTGAATTGAAAAGGCCGCTTGGATTGCTCCTTAAAAATTCAAATACACCTGCAGTTGAAAAACTACGAGATATTTTAGAAGCAAAAAAGCCTAAAAAGTTGATCGCTGTGGGGGATAGGGTTTCTAGGGATCTGTTAAAAAACGGTATCCGCCCAGATATGGTAATCATAGATTATAAGATTATGAGGGAACCAGTTGACCCGCTTGACTTTCAAGCTGAGAAAACATTTCACCTAGAGAATAGAGCTGGAACAATATCCGAAGACTCTTGGAAAATAATTGGAGACGCCGCGAGATATAATGGGACAACAAAGATTGTAGTTGAAGGGGAGGAGGATCTATTAACGCTTGTTGCCGTATCATGTTCGCCATCGGGGTCCCTTGTAATCTATGGCCAGCCTCGGGAAGGAATTGTGGTCGTGGAGGTCACAGACTCAGCAAAGGAAAAAGTTAAAGATATAATTCGGAGAATGAGACAAGAGGTCTCGAAAAACTAAAGTAAGACCTTTGATTGAAAAAGTTATCCCAAAGACTGGTGGGCAAAATGAAGGTTTCAATCATAGATCAGAGTCGTAACGAACTGTTAAAGAGGTTAGAAGTGAAATTCCAGGTCGAGCATCCAAACGATGGAACGCCGTCCAGGTTAGAAGTTAGAGAAAAGATTGCGAATAAACTTGGAATTGACGTAGAGAGGGTGTATGTAAGAAAGATGGAGACAAAAAGTGGGGTCAGAGTAGCCGTCGGAGAAGCAATGATTTACGACACAGTCGACCAAGCTAAATATGTTGAACCGGAACACATAATACTCAGGAACGTCAAGAAGAAGGAAGAAAAGGTGCAATAAGGAGATGTCGCAAAAGAAGGAGAAATCCGTGCATTCCTACTACAAGATTGAAGGGTCAAAGGTCAAAAGGCTGTTACCGACATGTGAAAGATGCGGCGCCGGATACTTCATGGCTGATCATGGAGATCGCTACTCTTGTGGACACTGCGGCTTTACAAGATATAAGTCGGAAAACTCTTTGAAAAAAGAGAATTCGCACTTTGAGTGATTGCTGTTTTTCGATTATCTATTATCTTCAGGTCCTTCCTCTTATGTCTTCTTGCTTATTGAAAGGTATAAGAGGATCCCTGAGAGCGCTAAGAAAATGATCGTAAGTCCAATTACAAGCATCCTCACAGAGGAATACACATCAGTATATTCGAATAATGGAAGAAAGACCATCCATGAATACCATATTAGAAGCAGGCAGCATACCGAAGATATCACGTAGAAAATATTTATTCTTATTCCGCTCAACCAATCACTTCCGCCGCAACCTATCCAAACTCTTTTAGGATATGACCTTTTATTAATGGTTTTGCATAGAAAAAGATATAGAATGGAGAGTTGGAGAAGATAGATATGCGAATAGGGATAATTTCTGACACCCATGACAGGCTTGAACTAATAGATAATATCGTTCGCAGGCTGAATGAGGAGAAACTGGATCTGGTTCTCCATGCAGGGGACTATATAGCACCCTTTGTAGTGGAGCGATTTAGACCGTTAAATATGAAGATGATAGGCGTCTTAGGTAATAATGATGCGGAGAGAACGTTGCTTACCGAAAAATTCAAACAGATAGATAAGCAGATTACGGGTAAATTCGCTGAGATAATCGCCGACGGCTTAAAGATAGCATTACTTCATGGCGAGGAGGATTTGCTGCTGAACTCTATAATCAAGACTGGATACTATGATGTCGTTGTACATGGGCATACGCATCGCGCTGAAATAAGAAGAGAAGGAAATACTGTTATCGTAAACCCAGGCGAAGTTTGTGGCTATCTAAGCAACCAATCAACTTACGCAATTCTCAACACAGAACCTTTTGATGTCAAGATATGTCTAATTGATAAATGATCTTGAAGTTCTGCCTAACAGATATCTCTTATTTACGTATATGGTGGACTGGTGGGCCACATTTTTCTTCTCTCTTTCTCTCCTGAGCAGTTATATGAGCCTCTCTTAGAGGCGCAGGGATCCTGTACCGTCCTGCACAATGAACTACTATCTTTATCGCATTATCTAAAGAGATCTTGTATCCTTGACTTACATATATCGGCTTAACATTCGGTCTTGTCGAGACCTCGGCGCCTATGATCTTTCCTTCGTGGACTATCAGTTTATGCGTTCTCTCATTAGTTTCGATGACCTCGCCGCAAAGCAAACCTTTGGCGACCCCAATTGTAGGAGCATCAAGCAGTAAACCTAGATGTGTTGCAAAACCTAGATGGGATGGATGAGCATATCCATGTCCATCAACCAGGAACACGTCAGGTCTCGTCCTAAGCCTCTTAACTGCTGAATAGGCTGGACGTATCTCCCTAAAAGATAATAGTGTTGGCACGTAAGGAAAATAGACGGTCTCCATTGACGTTTGCTTCTCAACAACCTGAAACGATTCATAATCTAATACGGCGACGGCTCCAAATGCAAAATCGCCTGAATATGCCACGTCTACACCTGCAACAAGATTTATTTTACTCGGCAAGCAGTCTTCAATGACTATTCTCTCTTTAAGAAGATTTTGCATTCTTCTCGCCTCCTCCAAAGAGATTCTAAGATGAGGAAGAATAGAAACAGACATATTGTCCACCCTGAGATATATGCAAAACTCTCATACTTCAATCCGATATTTCAGCTCTTATCCCCAAGAAAACGGGTCCATAAACATCAATCTTCTTCTTATGACTCATTATGTATCGGAGCACAGGATCACTTAGCTTCAGGTTAATGTCACTTAGGCGCCTAACCATCTTAACGCGGATGTCAACCCTACTTTTACCCGACTTCGCAGCCTCCTCGATATTTGCTGCTGCAAATTTTGCAATGCCGTCAATATACCTAATTCCTGTGGATTTACCCTTTTCACGGACTTCCTTCAGTACGGGAATTTGCTCTCTTCCAGCAGGAGGCACGCCTAAGATGTTTCCATTATATACGTATAAGCAGTTCTCGCCAGCTGGTCCCATTAAGGTGGAGTTCGTCTCATTCTCGTAAAGGTAGACTTGTACATGTTTCCCTAATAGTGATCCCTCGAACGCCAAGAATTCGCATGGGCTCGGCTCTTTTGCGTGCCTTATCGCCTCTGCGATTATCAGCTGGGCAATCTTGTCTCCTTCCTCTGTCTCTGGTTGAATGTCAAAGCTTATGCTTCTGGCTATTTCCTCGTCTGAATATGCAATTTCCCTATAGAATTGAGGATAGACAAGCCTTCTAATGTCTTCTTCACAGTGAGTAACCAATGCCAGCCGCTCCACACCAATCCCAACGTTCAAAACCGGATATTCCAAGTTGTACCTAGCTAGGGCAATAGGGCTGTACATGCCATAATCTACTACCTCAACCCACCTCTTCGATACTGGATTGTAGATGAAGCCCTCATACTCTGTTCCCGGAGCATAATACTTTGATGTCGTCTTCTTCTTTACAAATCTAAATTCTTTGATTCCAAGAGGATCGAGTAACGCCCTCACTATTACCTCTCCATAGTCCTCACCAACCTCCTCATCCATTATAACGCAGCTCGCTGAATGATGAACGCGGAGATGAGTAGGATCTTCACTCTGTTCCCTTCTAAATCTGATATCAATCGAAAAGAGTTTAATAGGGGTCTCCATTTTATGCTGCAGGGCTTGAAGCGTTAGGAACCAAGCGCTGGTCATATGCGATCTTAAAGTAAGATGTGAAGGCTCAGGTCGCAGGGTGGAAAACTCGGGAAAAACTTCTGAGACGACTCTTATCGCTGCCTGATCTGATGTTTCAAGTGCAGACGCGATTTTCTCGACAAGATCGTCGGAATCGATTTCTCCCTTCTTATATTTTCTTAACACTTTCTGGAGAGCCGATATTTTTGCATCATCGATTGCTATACCTATCTTCTTTATCTCTTCGCATTTGCTTTTGCTTAAACCAATGTCAGGCCTTGGAAGAGCAGCC
This genomic interval from Candidatus Bathyarchaeota archaeon contains the following:
- a CDS encoding DNA-directed RNA polymerase translates to MGRSGWKTFNIVTLEDSVRIPPDKFGQPLEVIAREQLKMRYEGIIDEELGYVIAVTDIEVSPVGKIIPGDGATYHKVNFTLLTFYPKLQEVVEGEVVEIADFGAFVRIGPVDALIHVSQIMDDFISYDDKQGILMGKETKRKVTTGDRMRVRITAVSLGRGGSFGKIGVTARQPFLGNIEWIEQDIKGAKQKTAEKE
- the sepS gene encoding O-phosphoserine--tRNA ligase, yielding MKGPLEPKEILENVKKEGFEIAWYESRKLLPSSSNMAKLTARRHGASHPIYDLIQRLRLSFLELGFDEVMNPIIIDENEIYKQYGPEAPIILDRCYYLAALPRPDIGLSKSKCEEIKKIGIAIDDAKISALQKVLRKYKKGEIDSDDLVEKIASALETSDQAAIRVVSEVFPEFSTLRPEPSHLTLRSHMTSAWFLTLQALQHKMETPIKLFSIDIRFRREQSEDPTHLRVHHSASCVIMDEEVGEDYGEVIVRALLDPLGIKEFRFVKKKTTSKYYAPGTEYEGFIYNPVSKRWVEVVDYGMYSPIALARYNLEYPVLNVGIGVERLALVTHCEEDIRRLVYPQFYREIAYSDEEIARSISFDIQPETEEGDKIAQLIIAEAIRHAKEPSPCEFLAFEGSLLGKHVQVYLYENETNSTLMGPAGENCLYVYNGNILGVPPAGREQIPVLKEVREKGKSTGIRYIDGIAKFAAANIEEAAKSGKSRVDIRVKMVRRLSDINLKLSDPVLRYIMSHKKKIDVYGPVFLGIRAEISD
- a CDS encoding GTP-dependent dephospho-CoA kinase family protein, yielding MTDELRAELKRPLGLLLKNSNTPAVEKLRDILEAKKPKKLIAVGDRVSRDLLKNGIRPDMVIIDYKIMREPVDPLDFQAEKTFHLENRAGTISEDSWKIIGDAARYNGTTKIVVEGEEDLLTLVAVSCSPSGSLVIYGQPREGIVVVEVTDSAKEKVKDIIRRMRQEVSKN
- a CDS encoding QueT transporter family protein, translated to MKSKDISLAAVFAAMYASLVYLFAPISFSALQFRVAGILRPAIAKKWTLAIGYAVGVFVGNIFSPYVGFHELVFMPLMSLIAGLCGYAAGLRFDKSYFVTGFVIATIISASVSWMLDQLLGLPMWATMPYLFASEQIVCLTGAVFFRLIDKRFRWWQ
- a CDS encoding endonuclease V, whose amino-acid sequence is MSVSILPHLRISLEEARRMQNLLKERIVIEDCLPSKINLVAGVDVAYSGDFAFGAVAVLDYESFQVVEKQTSMETVYFPYVPTLLSFREIRPAYSAVKRLRTRPDVFLVDGHGYAHPSHLGFATHLGLLLDAPTIGVAKGLLCGEVIETNERTHKLIVHEGKIIGAEVSTRPNVKPIYVSQGYKISLDNAIKIVVHCAGRYRIPAPLREAHITAQERKREEKCGPPVHHIRK
- the rps24e gene encoding 30S ribosomal protein S24e yields the protein MKVSIIDQSRNELLKRLEVKFQVEHPNDGTPSRLEVREKIANKLGIDVERVYVRKMETKSGVRVAVGEAMIYDTVDQAKYVEPEHIILRNVKKKEEKVQ
- a CDS encoding DNA-directed RNA polymerase, subunit E'', translated to MVEKACRNCHLISDQNTCPNCKSSDLSEDFTGLAIILDPERSAIANIMKIDRKGRYAIKIR
- a CDS encoding winged helix-turn-helix domain-containing protein — encoded protein: MAYRYRPLRYVLGWLIAGTRGGATRAQIIKALKESPKNANQLANLLGMDYRTIRHHLEVLEENKIITSAGGRYGLTYFLTQEMEENYALFEEILEKIWEKEKRRKE
- a CDS encoding metallophosphoesterase, translating into MEKIDMRIGIISDTHDRLELIDNIVRRLNEEKLDLVLHAGDYIAPFVVERFRPLNMKMIGVLGNNDAERTLLTEKFKQIDKQITGKFAEIIADGLKIALLHGEEDLLLNSIIKTGYYDVVVHGHTHRAEIRREGNTVIVNPGEVCGYLSNQSTYAILNTEPFDVKICLIDK
- the queC gene encoding 7-cyano-7-deazaguanine synthase QueC; amino-acid sequence: MEKGKCVVILSGGIDSSTVAYWAKREGYEVHAITFNYGQRAAREIESARKIAKKLNAPIKVVNVSSLKEIFAGVTSLCDKSIPVSAGFDHSLIVPFRNAIFLSIAVAYALSVGATHIFYGAQASDRPFYPDCREEFYKSFEQAAKLGTEREIYIEAPFRNILKSEIIKIGNELGVPFSLTWSCYLEGEKHCGRCESCINRRRAFEEAGVPDPTVYAV
- a CDS encoding ABC transporter ATP-binding protein, with amino-acid sequence MSKIIVRTIGLSKTYRRGLITIKALNNVDLQIAEGEIACIMGPSGSGKTTLLNLIGGLDKPTHGKVFVDGTDITSLNDRALANYRLRKVGFIFQFYNLIPTLTALENVEVPLAFAKVPKDERKARALNLLRTVGLEDRADHKPDELSGGEQQRVAIARALANNPTLILADEPTGDLDSKSAVSFMKIVKELNAKEGRTFIIVTHDPLVVEQCSRLFTIRDGQIESIH
- a CDS encoding 30S ribosomal protein S27ae; its protein translation is MSQKKEKSVHSYYKIEGSKVKRLLPTCERCGAGYFMADHGDRYSCGHCGFTRYKSENSLKKENSHFE
- a CDS encoding ABC transporter permease; translated protein: MSFELSLALRNLGRRKLRTGLTVSGIVVGITLMFVLMSLISTMDVQSRRMIRALGGADITVSNSTRMGRFGFEGFLMTTITMDQSIMNIIKDIAGVYAVSPQLSLNGFVNGNRCSLNGIDPETYYIVVGDLNIVSGRTLSRDDNYRIVLGRTLADNAGIGVGQTVTVGMNSTSGYRFTVIGIFETGMPFQEMVGYILLSDAQAISNQEGLVTQILVKCIDPNDVSTITEKISNMIPGVRVTVPTGTVQQASQMLNTLTMFFATIGLVALVAGSFGVVNTMVMSVSERTREIGTLKAIGAKNIEILKIFLTEALLIGLLGGLIGVGAGIALSYLFPYLSQFIGFIPTGGTPFGRMGPGLRGASTITLTPTLDPLIIFFCLSLGILVGVLAGLYPAWRASRMKPVEALRHV
- a CDS encoding class I SAM-dependent methyltransferase, which codes for MLREATLEDLQTSRTLQTLLQQDKLTNKIISYIDARLDRRERLCDLGCGCGFIPYFIGHCLCFKETYGVDINDERIFIASKRLMRVYKVDLETDKLPFPERFFDLVTSFGVLEHLRFFDNALMESYRILDDEGLLLVSIPNLADWVNRLKLFLGLQPHGVVVSKMANGGIDHIHTCTLRTLENLLYRYGFRPLKAYGARAVFRSNRLLEILDYAFSKIPSTSASFFIICEKNRNSTS